A genomic segment from Labrus bergylta chromosome 3, fLabBer1.1, whole genome shotgun sequence encodes:
- the tmem41b gene encoding transmembrane protein 41B, whose amino-acid sequence MAKKRRDRRESDGLSAAQEEVKANTSDSQVLKEAQHTAGGSARMSFLILVAIFSCAASVMYLVYRNFPELPDDEMEKIKIPKDMDDAKALGTVLSKYKDTYYTQVLVAYFATYVFLQTFAIPGSIFLSILSGYLYPFPLALFLVCLCSGLGASFCYMLSYLVGRPVVYKYLSERAQKWSQQVDKHKDHLINYIIFLRITPFLPNWFINITSPVINMPLGVFFIGTFLGVAPPSFVAINAGTQLYKMTTAGEAVSWNSLAVLGILAVLSILPVCFRKNLQKKLE is encoded by the exons atggccAAGAAGCGGAGAGACAGGCGGGAGAGCGACGGCCTGTCTGCGGCTCAGGAAGAGGTGAAGGCGAATACCAGCGACTCACAAGTACTGAAAG AGGCTCAGCACACGGCCGGGGGCTCAGCTCGCATGTCTTTTTTGATACTGGTGGCTATCTTCTCCTGCGCTGCCTCAGTCATGTATCTGGTCTATAGGAACTTCCCTGAGCTTCCTGA tgatgAAATGGAAAAAATCAAGATCCCTAAAGACATGGATGATGCCAAAGCCCTGGGAACAGTGCTGTCCAAATACAAAGACACCTACTACACCCAAGTGTTGGTGGCCTACTTTGCAACATATGTTTT CCTCCAGACATTTGCAATCCCTGGCTCTATCTTCCTCAGCATCCTGTCGGGATATCTTTACCCATTCCCTTTGGCTCTGTTCTTGGTCTGCTTG tGCTCTGGCCTTGGTGCTTCCTTTTGCTATATGCTGTCATACCTGGTGGGCAGACCTGTGGTCTACAAATACCTCTCAGAGCGAGCACAGAAATGGTCCCAGCAG GTTGACAAACACAAAGATCATTTAATCAATTACATCATCTTCCTGAGGATAACCCCGTTTCTTCCCAACTGGTTCATCAACATCACCTCACCGGTCATCAACATGCCTTTGGGGGTTTTCTTCATCGGTACTTTCCTTG GAGTGGCACCACCATCTTTTGTAGCCATCAACGCAGGTACACAACTGTACAAGATGACCACAGCGGGAGAGGCGGTGTCCTGGAACTCGCTAGCCGTGCTCGGTATCCTGGCCGTGCTCTCCATCCTGCCCGTCTGCTTCCGGAAAAATTTGCAGAAGAAACTAGAGTAG
- the ipo7 gene encoding importin-7: MDPEALVEALRGTMDPNLREAAERQLNEGHTQVNFVSTLLRVTMSDQLDLPVRQAGVIYLKNMITQHWSDGDGSGTETPVNNIPDEDRQFIRDNIVEAIIHSPERIRVQLTTCIHHMIKHDYPGKWTTIVDKIGFYLQSDNSAGWLGILLCLYQLVKNYEYKKPEERQPLVAAMHIFMPMLKERFIQLLPDHSSDSVLIQKQIFKILYALFQYNLPLELINRQNLTEWMEILKTVVDRDVPPETMQIDEDERPELPWWKCKKWALHILARLFERYGSPGNTTKEYTEFAELFLKEYAVPAQQVLLKVLYQYKEKQYVAPRVLQQTLNYINQGIAHALTWRNLKPHIQGIIQDVVFPLMCYTDSDEELWQEDPYEYIRMKFDVFEDFISPTTAAQTLLFTACNKRKEVLQKTMGFCYQILTDPASDPRKKDGALHMIGSLAEILLKKKIYKDQMEFMLQNHVFPLFRSELGYMRARACWVLHYFCEVKFKSDQNLQTALELTRLCLINDNEMPVKVEAAIALQVLISNQEKAKEYITPFIRPVMQALLHIVRETENDDLTNVIQKMICEYSEEVTPIAVEMTQHLAMTFNQVIQTGPDEEGGDDKAVTAMGILNTIDTLLSVVEDHKEITQQLEGICLQVIGTVLQQHVLEFYEEILSLAHSLTCQQVSPQMWQLLPLVYEVFQQDGFDYFTDMMPLLHNYVTVDTDTLLSDTKYLEIIYAMCKKVLTGDPGEDPECHAAKLLEVIILQCKGRGIDQVVPLFVAAALERLTREVKTSELRTMCLQVAIAALYYSPPLLLNTLENLRFPNNTEPITNHFITQWLKDVDCFLGLHDRKMCILGLCALIDLEHRPVAVNQVAGQLLPAAILLFNGLKRAYACRAEHDNDEDDDDEDGEEEDDNAELGSDEDDIDEEGQEYLEMLAKQAGEDGDDEDWEEDDAEETALEGYTTSVDDEDNFVDEYQIFKAILQNIQTRDPAWYQALTQALDEDQGKHLQDIGTLADQRRAAHESKMIEKHGGYKFTAPVVPSTFNFGGTAPGMN, encoded by the exons ATGGATCCCGAGGCTTTGGTCGAGGCCCTTCGGGGCACGATGGATCCCAATCTGCGGGAGGCCGCCGAGAGACAGTTGAacgag GGTCACACCCAGGTAAACTTTGTGTCCACTCTGCTGCGTGTCACCATGTCTGATCAGCTGGATTTGCCTGTCAGGCAAGCAG GTGTGATTTACCTTAAGAACATGATCACCCAGCACTGGAGTGATGGAGACGGTTCAGGTACAGAGACGCCTGTCAATAACATCCCTGACGAGGACAGGCAGTTTATTCGAGATAACATAGTGGAGGCCATCATCCACTCCCCAGAGCGCATCAG GGTTCAGTTGACAACATGTATCCACCACATGATCAAGCATGACTACCCTGGCAAGTGGACAACCATCGTGGACAAGATTGGCTTCTACCTGCAGTCAGACAACAGTGCAGGGTGGCTGGGCATCTTGCTCTGTCTTTACCAGCTTGTCAAAAACTATGA ATATAAGAAACCAGAAGAGCGTCAGCCTCTGGTGGCTGCCATGCACATCTTCATGCCAATGCTGAAAGAACGATTCATCCAGTTGCTCCCTGACCACTCCAGTGACTCTGTCCTCATTCAGAAACAGATCTTCAAAATCCTCTATGCCCTCTTCCAG TACAACCTTCCCCTTGAACTCATCAACAGGCAGAACCTGACAGAATGGATGGAAATCCTGAAGACAGTAGTAGATAGAGATGTGCCACCA GAGACAATGCAGATTGATGAAGATGAGAGGCCAGAGCTGCCATGGTGGAAGTGTAAGAAGTGGGCCCTTCACATCTTGGCTCGGCTGTttgagag GTATGGAAGTCCAGgaaacacaaccaaagagtaCACAGAGTTTGCTGAACTTTTCCTCAAGGAATACGCAGTTCCTGCTCAGCAG GTCCTGCTCAAAGTCTTATACCAGTACAAGGAGAAGCAATACGTGGCTCCCAGAGTACTCCAACAGACACTCAACTACATCAACCAGGGCATAGCACATGCTCTGACGTGGAGGAACCTCAAACCACACATCCAG ggcATCATTCAGGATGTGGTTTTCCCCCTGATGTGTTACACAGACAGCGATGAGGAACTGTGGCAGGAAGATCCATACGAGTACATCCGCATGAAGTTTG ATGTATTTGAGGACTTCATCTCTCCTacaacagcagctcagacaCTTCTCTTCACCGCCTGCAACAAGAGAAAAGAG GTTCTGCAAAAGACAATGGGCTTCTGCTACCAGATTCTCACTGATCCTGCCTCTGACCCCAGGAAAAAGGATGGTGCTCTCCACATGATCGGCTCTCTGGCTGAAATCCTGctgaag aaaaaaatatacaagGACCAGATGGAGTTCATGCTGCAGAATCATGTCTTCCCCCTGTTCCGCAGTGAACTGGGCTACATGAGAGCCAGG GCCTGCTGGGTGTTGCATTACTTCTGCGAGGTGAAGTTTAAAAGTGATCAGAACCTGCAGACAGCTCTTGAGCTAACTCGACTCTGTCTTATCAATGACAATGAAATGCCAGTCAAGGTGGAGGCGGCTATTGCCCTGCAGGTTCTCATCAGCAACCAGGAGAAAG CCAAAGAATACATCACGCCATTCATCCGGCCAGTGATGCAGGCGCTCCTGCATATCGTCAGGGAGACGGAAAATGATGATCTCACCAATGTCATACAGAAGATGATCTGTGAATACAGTGAGGAGGTCACTCCAATTGCAGTAGAGATGACACAGCATCTG GCGATGACGTTCAACCAGGTGATTCAGACGGGGCCTGATGAGGAGGGAGGCGATGACAAGGCTGTGACGGCTATGGGCATCCTCAACACCATTGACACATTGCTAAGTGTGGTGGAGGACCACAAAGAG ATCACACAGCAGCTGGAGGGTATCTGTCTGCAGGTGATCGGCACCGTGCTGCAGCAACACGTACTGG AATTTTACGAGGAGATCCTGTCCTTGGCTCATAGCCTGACctgccagcaggtgtcgccACAGATGTGGCAGCTCCTTCCTCTGGTGTATGAAGTCTTCCAACAGGATGGATTTGACTACTTCACAG ATATGATGCCTCTTCTTCACAACTATGTCACAGTTGACACAGATACCCTCCTATCTGACACCAAATACCTGGAAATCATCTATGCCATGTGCAAGAAG GTCCTGACAGGAGATCCAGGTGAAGACCCAGAGTGCCATGCAGCCAAACTGCTGGAGGTGATCATTCTGCAGTGCAAAGGTCGAGGGATTGACCAG GTTGTACCATTGTTCGTGGCTGCTGCACTGGAGCGCTTGACACGGGAGGTGAAGACCAGTGAGCTGAGGACCATGTGCTTACAGGTGGCCATTGCAGCCCTTTACTACagcccccctctcctcctcaacACTTTAGAGAATCTACGCTTCCCAAACAACACTGAGCCCATCACAAACCACTTTATCACCCAGTGGCTCAAAGATGTCGACTGCTTTCTTGG CCTCCATGACAGGAAGATGTGCATCCTGGGACTTTGCGCCCTCATTGACCTTGAGCACAGACCCGTGGCAGTCAACCAGGTGGCTGGTCAGCTTCTCCCAGCAGCCATCCTACTGTTTAATGGTCTCAAGAGGGCGTACGCCTGTCGAGCAGAGCACGataatgatgaagatgatgacgatgaagaTGGGGAAGAAGAGGACGACAATG CTGAGCTTGGCAGTGACGAGGATGACATTGATGAAGAGGGGCAGGAGTACCTGGAGATGCTGGCAAAGCAGGCAGGAGAGGACGGAGATGATGAAGACTGGGAGGAAGATGATGCTGAAGAGACGGCACTTGAGGGATACACTACATCTGTAGATGATGAAGACAACTTTGTGGACGAGTATCAAATCTTCAAAGCCATACTACAGA ATATCCAGACCCGTGACCCAGCTTGGTATCAGGCACTAACACAGGCCCTCGATGAGGATCAGGGCAAACATCTTCAGGACATAGGCACACTTGCAGACCAGAGACGGGCAGCACATG AATCCAAGATGATCGAGAAACACGGCGGGTACAAGTTCACAGCACCAGTGGTGCCATCAACATTCAACTTTGGAGGCACTGCTCCAGGAATGAATTGA